A stretch of Besnoitia besnoiti strain Bb-Ger1 chromosome V, whole genome shotgun sequence DNA encodes these proteins:
- a CDS encoding hypothetical protein (encoded by transcript BESB_062820) has product MDIKQEFADGDIPEEVLKGCLGSDLQLLNGNWTILSDRSGPMTDITEMLGLDKLDRMSWELSLQLSAPRLNLSFTEEEEDRVPILRVDCMGQLGMEYIRDIRFDGQTKTGVHLRDLVPNPPLSHMSSGFDEGELLAVKDGAKLFVRYDMRKGTLYMTRVVLSKDPEGLVDGPVTLAKYCVVNKSTGVKHQVYRYHRRTGEQSASLCF; this is encoded by the exons ATGGATATAAAACAGGAATTTGCAGATG GCGATATCCCTGAGGAGGTTCTTAAAGGTTGCCTCGGCAGTGATCTGCAACTCCTCAATGGCAATTGGACGATCCTCTCGGACAG ATCTGGCCCCATGACAGACATTACGGAGATGCTGGGTCTCGATAAACTGGACAGGATGAGCTGGGAGCTCTCCCTTCAGCTTTCAGCTCCACGTCTGAATCTCTCTTTTacagaggaagaggaagaccgCGTTCCAATTCTTCGTGTTGACTGCATGGGCCAGTTAGGCATGGAGTACATTCGTGATATTCGCTTCGATGGACAGACGAAGACAGGAGTGCAT CTTCGGGACCTCGTCCCCAATCCTCCGTTGAGTCACATGTCCTCTGGCTTTGACGAGGGCGAGCTGCTTGCAGTCAAGGACGGCGCGAAGCTTTTTGTTCGATACGATATGCGGAAAG GGACGCTTTATATGACCCGAGTTGTGCTCTCCAAGGATCCGGAGGGCCTTGTTGATGGACCGGTCACTCTCGCCAAG TACTGCGTTGTGAACAAGTCGACGGGTGTGAAGCATCAAGTGTACAGATACCACAGACGAACAGGCGAGCAGTCCGCTTCTCTGTGCTTCTAA